A section of the Prochlorococcus sp. MIT 1341 genome encodes:
- the pgeF gene encoding peptidoglycan editing factor PgeF produces MQISLSTKASKKNEFAPKNIKDWSWINLGGNYYLEAKALRKHGFRHGFFTRQWSHKKPKELSSYLFNHKTVHMLRQKHTGNVLYASQAKQHPLPTADGLVSDMSKQSLWLYSADCIPIFFADPESGLVAACHAGWRGLTLRITSMTLRKLISIGAKIETLIIVMGPAISVDNYEVNTEIYEAIAKTLGDKFEPLKKSENWVRYSDTKESFMGNNKTEKVLIDLRLAASEQLIMEGVKASQIIICPICTMKEKNFFHSWRRDQIKATQWSCIANNQ; encoded by the coding sequence ATGCAAATATCTTTATCAACAAAAGCAAGTAAAAAAAATGAATTTGCACCAAAAAACATTAAAGATTGGTCCTGGATTAATTTAGGAGGCAATTATTATCTTGAAGCAAAAGCTCTAAGAAAACATGGTTTTAGGCATGGCTTTTTCACACGGCAATGGAGCCACAAAAAGCCTAAAGAGTTATCATCATATTTGTTTAATCACAAAACAGTGCATATGTTAAGACAGAAGCATACTGGAAATGTTTTATATGCTTCTCAAGCAAAGCAACATCCTCTCCCTACCGCAGATGGTCTTGTTAGTGATATGAGCAAGCAAAGCCTTTGGCTGTACAGTGCGGATTGCATTCCGATATTTTTTGCAGATCCAGAAAGTGGGCTAGTTGCTGCTTGCCATGCGGGATGGCGCGGTCTCACTTTAAGAATAACCTCAATGACTCTTAGGAAATTGATTTCAATAGGGGCAAAAATTGAGACGTTGATAATAGTAATGGGACCGGCAATAAGCGTAGATAATTATGAAGTTAATACTGAAATATATGAGGCCATTGCTAAGACTCTAGGAGATAAATTTGAACCACTAAAAAAATCTGAAAATTGGGTAAGATATTCGGATACAAAAGAAAGCTTCATGGGTAATAATAAAACAGAAAAAGTATTGATTGATCTTCGTCTAGCAGCATCTGAACAACTAATCATGGAAGGAGTAAAGGCAAGTCAAATCATTATTTGTCCAATATGCACCATGAAAGAAAAGAATTTCTTTCATTCATGGAGAAGAGATCAAATCAAAGCGACCCAGTGGAGTTGTATAGCCAACAATCAATAA
- a CDS encoding phosphoribosylanthranilate isomerase, with the protein MGAPTSIAVKVCGVTNPIQATEIAQTGVNAIGVIGVSSSKRFVIEKVRREIFSAVKKNNPQVQRVWVIANLEDSSICKSLQGEGTPSVIQLHGDETPKECKRLREKFPKVEWWKALKIKSQKDLALAETYSKNVDAVLLDAWDPIQLGGTGKRLPLEWLKQNQIPLPWWLAGGISAEFIPELLAEVRPSGIDASSRLESSTGKKDLGKVKDLLAAVRGLEKDLTF; encoded by the coding sequence ATGGGAGCTCCTACATCGATCGCAGTAAAAGTCTGTGGCGTCACTAACCCAATTCAGGCTACTGAAATTGCACAGACAGGAGTTAATGCCATTGGTGTAATTGGGGTTTCAAGCTCGAAAAGATTTGTAATTGAAAAAGTAAGAAGAGAAATATTCTCTGCTGTCAAAAAAAACAATCCTCAAGTCCAAAGAGTATGGGTTATAGCAAATTTAGAAGACTCAAGCATTTGCAAAAGTCTCCAAGGAGAAGGAACTCCTTCAGTTATTCAACTTCATGGGGACGAGACCCCAAAAGAATGCAAGAGACTTCGCGAAAAGTTTCCTAAAGTTGAGTGGTGGAAAGCTCTTAAGATCAAATCCCAAAAAGACTTGGCTCTAGCCGAAACCTACTCCAAGAATGTTGATGCAGTTCTACTCGATGCTTGGGACCCTATCCAATTAGGAGGAACAGGAAAGCGCCTACCCCTTGAATGGCTAAAGCAAAATCAAATACCGCTCCCATGGTGGCTCGCTGGAGGGATATCTGCAGAGTTCATCCCTGAACTACTTGCCGAAGTCAGACCTTCTGGAATAGATGCATCAAGCCGCCTGGAGAGCTCCACAGGTAAGAAAGATTTAGGAAAAGTAAAAGATTTATTAGCAGCTGTGCGGGGCCTGGAAAAAGATCTGACATTTTAA
- a CDS encoding acetyl-CoA carboxylase carboxyltransferase subunit alpha: protein MASRHLLEFEKPLVELEKQIEQIRQLARDSEVDVSQQLLQLETLAARRREEIFQALTPAQKIQVARHPHRPSTLDFIQMFCDDWLELHGDRRGSDDKALVGGIGRIGERAVLLIGHQKGRDTKENVARNFGMATPGGYRKALRLMEHADRFNLPILSFIDTPGAYAGLLAEEQGQGEAIAVNLREMFRLRVPIIATVIGEGGSGGALGIGVADRLIMFDHSVYTVASPEACASILWRDAAKASEAALALKITAQDLRKLEVVDEVISEPAGGNHWAPLEAGEALRTSIEKHLDELLAMSTEKLRQARYRKFRAMGKVLEASAPESGLIP, encoded by the coding sequence ATGGCTAGTCGACACCTTCTTGAATTCGAGAAACCTCTTGTAGAACTTGAGAAGCAGATTGAACAAATTAGACAGCTTGCACGTGATTCTGAGGTAGATGTCAGCCAACAACTTCTTCAGTTAGAGACTTTGGCTGCGCGAAGAAGAGAGGAGATTTTTCAGGCTTTAACTCCTGCTCAGAAGATTCAGGTGGCAAGACATCCACATCGGCCTAGCACATTGGATTTTATACAGATGTTTTGTGATGATTGGTTGGAGTTGCATGGAGATAGAAGAGGTAGTGATGACAAAGCTCTTGTCGGAGGGATAGGAAGGATTGGAGAAAGAGCTGTCTTATTGATTGGCCATCAAAAAGGTAGAGATACTAAGGAAAATGTTGCCAGGAATTTTGGAATGGCAACACCCGGTGGTTATCGAAAAGCTTTACGTTTGATGGAACATGCGGATAGATTTAATCTTCCAATCCTTAGCTTTATTGATACTCCAGGAGCCTATGCAGGGCTTTTAGCAGAGGAGCAGGGGCAAGGTGAAGCTATTGCAGTAAACCTCAGGGAGATGTTTAGACTTCGTGTCCCAATTATTGCAACTGTGATTGGCGAGGGGGGGTCTGGAGGTGCCTTAGGAATAGGGGTGGCAGATCGATTGATTATGTTCGATCACAGTGTTTACACAGTCGCAAGCCCTGAAGCATGTGCCTCTATTTTGTGGAGAGATGCAGCCAAGGCTTCTGAAGCAGCTTTAGCTCTAAAGATCACTGCTCAAGATTTAAGGAAGCTAGAGGTTGTTGATGAGGTTATTTCTGAGCCGGCAGGAGGTAATCATTGGGCGCCTCTTGAAGCTGGCGAGGCTCTAAGGACCTCCATAGAGAAGCATCTTGATGAATTATTGGCGATGTCGACTGAGAAGTTACGCCAGGCTAGATATAGAAAGTTTCGAGCAATGGGAAAGGTTCTTGAAGCTAGTGCTCCAGAAAGTGGGCTGATTCCCTAG
- a CDS encoding S1 RNA-binding domain-containing protein produces the protein MTESGGLQPNRPKSKATKATPPRKPPQVMHIRKREEQEEHAQEVSKADQEESLMSQTTLETSIQNDATGRSNPNNPEGVDGLTMADLLGPVNNFSPSKAHSQNRKDQSFSLENLPSRSVDDFDFDEEAFLAALDQNEPVGLTGEIATGAVIGVESDGVYVDIGGKAPGFMPKNECSLGVITNLKEKFPKGLELEVLVTREQNADGMVTISCRALALRKSWEKVRELEKEAKVVKVIVNGFNRGGVTCDLEGLRGFIPRSQLVDGANHDSLVGKNLVVTFLEVNPDNRKLVLSEKKAALAIRLGELEIGQLIEGQIVAVKPYGFFVDLGGVSGLLHQSMITGGSLRSLREVFDYGDKLKALITELDLKRGRIGLNTALLESMPGEILLDKEKVLSEAEERAQKARSLLSKNKEEAAE, from the coding sequence ATGACCGAATCAGGGGGTCTGCAGCCGAACAGACCTAAATCCAAGGCCACAAAAGCAACTCCTCCTCGCAAACCTCCCCAGGTTATGCATATCAGGAAGCGTGAGGAGCAAGAAGAACATGCACAAGAGGTTTCTAAAGCAGACCAAGAAGAGTCCCTGATGTCACAAACCACTCTTGAAACCTCTATTCAGAATGATGCTACAGGTAGAAGCAACCCTAATAATCCGGAGGGGGTTGATGGCCTAACTATGGCCGATTTACTTGGACCAGTTAATAATTTTTCACCCTCTAAAGCACACTCACAGAACAGAAAAGATCAATCTTTTTCTCTAGAAAATCTCCCTTCAAGAAGTGTTGATGACTTCGATTTTGACGAAGAGGCCTTCCTTGCCGCACTTGACCAAAACGAACCTGTTGGGCTCACTGGAGAAATTGCAACAGGCGCCGTTATCGGTGTAGAGAGTGATGGCGTTTATGTAGACATTGGTGGTAAAGCGCCAGGTTTCATGCCAAAGAATGAATGTAGTTTGGGCGTCATCACTAATCTCAAAGAAAAGTTCCCAAAAGGACTTGAGCTAGAAGTACTAGTTACTAGAGAACAGAATGCTGATGGGATGGTGACTATCAGCTGCAGAGCACTTGCACTACGAAAAAGCTGGGAAAAGGTAAGAGAACTTGAAAAAGAGGCAAAGGTTGTCAAGGTCATCGTCAATGGCTTTAACCGTGGAGGAGTCACCTGTGATCTGGAAGGACTAAGAGGATTTATTCCACGCTCACAACTTGTTGATGGGGCCAATCATGACAGTCTGGTTGGAAAAAATCTTGTCGTCACATTCTTAGAAGTAAACCCTGACAACAGAAAGCTTGTCCTTTCAGAAAAAAAAGCCGCTTTGGCTATTCGCCTAGGAGAGCTAGAAATCGGTCAGCTCATAGAAGGACAAATTGTTGCAGTAAAACCCTATGGATTCTTTGTAGACCTAGGTGGTGTAAGCGGTCTGCTTCACCAATCAATGATTACTGGTGGATCTTTAAGATCCCTTAGAGAAGTTTTCGACTATGGAGATAAACTCAAAGCGTTAATAACTGAACTAGATCTGAAACGTGGACGTATTGGTCTTAATACCGCCCTGCTTGAAAGCATGCCCGGCGAGATACTTTTAGATAAAGAAAAAGTATTATCTGAGGCTGAAGAAAGAGCCCAAAAGGCTCGTAGTCTTCTTAGTAAAAATAAGGAAGAGGCTGCTGAATAA
- a CDS encoding SDR family oxidoreductase — translation MPTALITGASRGIGKEAAKLFSASGWDLLLVSRDELALRALSEELTNSGNKVFYQAIDFSKPDEIYSGMDLLLQQGLCPSVLINNAGVAWTGDLLKMSLESWQWLFQMNLTSVFQVCAVVIPYMRERGGLVINVSSHASRNAFPQWGAYCTSKAALDSFTRCLAVEESQNSIRACTLTLGAVNTTLWDTDTVQSDFDRNAMLPVEKAAEALYYLAQQPSSQIVEDITLMPSTGAF, via the coding sequence GTGCCCACTGCACTAATTACAGGAGCCTCAAGAGGCATTGGTAAAGAAGCTGCAAAACTGTTTTCAGCCTCTGGCTGGGATTTGTTATTAGTTTCTAGAGATGAACTTGCGTTAAGGGCCTTATCTGAAGAATTAACAAATTCTGGTAATAAGGTTTTCTATCAAGCAATTGATTTTTCTAAACCTGATGAAATTTATTCAGGTATGGATTTACTTCTTCAGCAAGGCCTTTGTCCTTCCGTTCTTATTAATAACGCGGGAGTTGCATGGACCGGAGATTTACTGAAAATGTCACTTGAAAGTTGGCAATGGCTTTTTCAGATGAATTTGACAAGTGTTTTCCAGGTATGTGCGGTAGTGATCCCTTACATGCGCGAGAGAGGCGGGTTAGTGATCAATGTAAGTAGTCATGCATCTCGCAATGCTTTCCCGCAATGGGGGGCCTACTGCACTAGCAAGGCTGCTCTTGATAGTTTTACTCGGTGTTTAGCGGTAGAGGAAAGTCAGAATTCAATTAGGGCTTGTACTCTCACCTTAGGCGCTGTAAATACAACCCTTTGGGATACAGACACTGTACAAAGTGACTTTGATAGGAATGCAATGCTTCCAGTTGAGAAGGCTGCAGAGGCTCTTTATTATTTAGCTCAGCAGCCTTCTTCCCAAATTGTAGAGGACATAACTTTGATGCCCTCTACAGGTGCTTTTTAA
- a CDS encoding long-chain acyl-[acyl-carrier-protein] reductase, with the protein MFGLIGHSTSFEDARRKAHDLGYDHIAKGDLDVWCSAPPQLVEHVEVESAVGKKITGAYIDSCFVPEMLSRFKTARRKVLNAMELAQKKGIDISALGGFTSIIFENFNLLQHQHVRSTMLDWKRFTTGNTHTAWVICRQLEINGPLLGIDLANARVAVVGATGDIGSAVCRWLANRTGVKELSLVARQKEPLMKLRSELHGGEIESLEEALPKADAVVWVASLPKTLEIDSKSLKSPCLMIDGGYPKNLGVKFSGSGVHILNGGIVEFFKDIGWSMMELAEMDKPQRQMFACFAEAMLLEFEDCYTNFSWGRNNITLEKMDFIGEASVKHGFSTLNLKEHYQAAIA; encoded by the coding sequence ATGTTTGGTCTTATCGGACACTCAACTAGTTTTGAAGATGCGAGGCGTAAGGCTCATGACCTTGGCTATGACCATATAGCTAAGGGTGACTTGGATGTTTGGTGTAGTGCACCACCACAACTTGTAGAGCATGTTGAGGTTGAAAGTGCAGTTGGGAAGAAAATTACGGGAGCTTACATAGATTCTTGTTTTGTACCTGAAATGTTGAGCAGGTTTAAGACAGCACGTCGCAAAGTCTTAAACGCAATGGAATTAGCTCAAAAGAAAGGGATTGATATCTCAGCTTTAGGAGGATTTACTTCGATTATTTTTGAGAATTTTAATTTGCTTCAACATCAGCATGTTCGGAGCACAATGCTTGATTGGAAGAGATTTACAACTGGCAATACACATACCGCATGGGTGATATGTAGGCAGCTAGAAATCAATGGACCTCTTTTGGGTATTGATCTCGCTAATGCAAGAGTGGCTGTTGTTGGAGCTACAGGAGATATCGGAAGCGCAGTCTGCAGGTGGCTTGCTAATCGAACAGGAGTGAAAGAACTCTCCTTAGTCGCTAGGCAGAAGGAACCTTTGATGAAGTTACGATCTGAACTTCATGGTGGTGAAATTGAATCTTTAGAAGAGGCTTTACCAAAGGCTGATGCTGTTGTTTGGGTAGCAAGTTTGCCAAAAACTCTTGAAATTGATTCTAAGAGTCTCAAAAGTCCTTGCTTGATGATTGATGGAGGTTACCCAAAGAATTTGGGAGTCAAGTTTTCTGGTTCAGGGGTACATATTTTAAATGGGGGGATAGTGGAATTTTTTAAGGACATTGGGTGGAGCATGATGGAATTGGCCGAGATGGATAAACCTCAAAGGCAAATGTTTGCTTGTTTTGCAGAAGCAATGCTTTTGGAGTTTGAGGATTGCTACACAAACTTCAGTTGGGGCAGAAATAACATCACTTTGGAAAAAATGGATTTCATAGGGGAAGCTTCTGTTAAACATGGCTTCTCTACACTCAATTTGAAAGAGCATTACCAGGCAGCCATTGCCTGA
- a CDS encoding Tab2/Atab2 family RNA-binding protein, translated as MSTLKQADWELDFYSRPIIESDGKKRWELLIISSPDLSNSKPFKWEKRCPANEVNSLWLGQALKEALEEANKQGWEAPLRLRCWRTSMKSMVKRAAEELGLEIISSRRTYALVEWLSEREKNLYPNEDGYMAGPLAPPPVPILNQPIPLPEAVRGDAWSWASIPMGILQEAKEWPMEFNGLLPMGDVLNAELPIPGLRLFSKSRSLALAAWLGGLEPVRLVVERTQLLLEAGQDDRWLVTDLDQQTAIMAEKDLKNTRENGTGLQFIAVQSNPKKEFFDGFWMLRDVI; from the coding sequence ATGAGTACTCTTAAACAAGCTGATTGGGAGCTGGACTTTTACTCCCGTCCAATTATTGAATCCGATGGCAAAAAGCGATGGGAGCTACTCATCATCAGCTCCCCAGATCTGTCTAATTCAAAGCCATTTAAATGGGAAAAACGTTGCCCTGCAAACGAGGTCAATTCCCTATGGCTTGGGCAAGCTCTTAAAGAAGCCCTGGAGGAAGCAAACAAGCAAGGCTGGGAAGCTCCTCTGAGACTGAGGTGCTGGCGTACATCAATGAAATCTATGGTTAAACGCGCCGCAGAAGAATTAGGTCTAGAAATTATCTCCAGCAGGAGAACTTATGCTCTTGTTGAATGGCTATCCGAAAGGGAAAAAAACCTATATCCCAATGAAGATGGATACATGGCAGGACCATTAGCTCCTCCCCCTGTACCAATACTGAATCAACCGATCCCATTGCCTGAAGCAGTAAGGGGAGATGCATGGAGCTGGGCCTCAATTCCAATGGGTATCCTTCAAGAAGCCAAAGAATGGCCAATGGAATTCAATGGTCTTTTGCCCATGGGTGATGTTTTAAATGCAGAGCTTCCCATCCCAGGATTAAGGCTATTCAGTAAATCACGATCACTAGCACTAGCTGCCTGGTTAGGGGGATTAGAACCAGTCAGACTTGTAGTTGAACGAACCCAACTCTTACTGGAAGCCGGACAAGATGATAGATGGCTAGTTACTGATCTTGATCAACAAACAGCCATTATGGCGGAAAAGGATTTAAAGAACACAAGAGAAAATGGAACTGGCCTACAATTTATTGCTGTTCAAAGTAACCCGAAAAAAGAATTCTTTGATGGATTTTGGATGCTTAGAGATGTAATCTAA
- a CDS encoding NAD(P)/FAD-dependent oxidoreductase, which produces MLRIDQLKLPLDHQEDCLRDAIVKRLGIGLKRLISYRLVKKSIDARKQGQIKLIYSVDVEVKGESFLLKRHAGNNLIRKAQDWSYRPVVSASENLSAADSSRPVVVGAGPCGYFAALLLAQMGFRPLLLERGKEVKDRTSQVFGFWKGQCSLDQESNVQFGEGGAGTFSDGKLYSQITDPKKYKSKVLEELVKSGANNEILTLHRPHIGTFKLATVVRGLRERILELGGEIRFQTRVDDLLMERTSLSKKSSKPFQIVGLRLQDGGVISSRNVVFAVGHSARDSFQMLEKRGVSLQPKLFSVGFRIEHPQSLINKARWGEMAGHSKLGHAEYKLVYHATNGRSVYSFCMCPGGLVVGSTSEKDCVVSNGMSQHSRNERNANSALVVNLCADDFKRFERWEGDPLVGIALQRDLEKNAFLLGEGRYFAPVQRLEDFLLGQASTSLGKVKPSYLPGIKVSDLSRSLPESLIEALRESIPFFAERIDGFDYPDAVLTGIETRTSSPVRITRDATLESLNTFGLIPAGEGAGYAGGIMSAAIDGIRAAESIALKIAKEKNY; this is translated from the coding sequence GTGTTAAGAATTGACCAGTTAAAGCTTCCGCTTGATCATCAGGAAGATTGCTTAAGAGACGCAATTGTTAAGCGCCTAGGGATTGGATTGAAACGCTTGATTAGCTATCGTTTAGTTAAAAAGAGTATTGATGCACGCAAGCAAGGGCAGATAAAACTTATCTATAGCGTGGATGTGGAGGTAAAGGGAGAATCCTTTTTATTAAAGCGCCATGCAGGTAATAATCTAATTAGGAAAGCTCAAGATTGGAGTTATCGACCAGTTGTTTCTGCGAGTGAAAATCTCTCCGCTGCAGATTCTTCTAGGCCTGTAGTAGTAGGAGCTGGACCATGTGGCTATTTTGCAGCACTTTTGCTGGCCCAAATGGGCTTTAGACCTTTATTGCTTGAGCGTGGAAAAGAGGTGAAAGATAGAACCTCTCAAGTTTTTGGTTTCTGGAAAGGGCAATGCTCTTTAGATCAAGAATCAAATGTTCAATTTGGCGAGGGCGGAGCGGGTACATTTTCTGATGGGAAGCTTTATAGCCAAATTACAGATCCAAAAAAATATAAAAGTAAGGTACTTGAAGAGCTTGTAAAAAGTGGGGCAAACAATGAAATTCTTACTCTCCATAGACCTCATATTGGAACCTTTAAACTTGCAACAGTTGTTCGAGGTTTACGAGAAAGAATTCTTGAGTTGGGGGGAGAGATACGGTTTCAGACTCGTGTAGATGATCTTTTGATGGAGAGGACTTCACTCTCTAAAAAATCCTCCAAACCATTTCAGATAGTTGGCTTAAGACTTCAAGATGGAGGTGTTATTTCTTCTCGTAATGTTGTTTTTGCAGTAGGTCACTCTGCTCGAGATAGTTTTCAGATGCTTGAGAAAAGAGGGGTTTCACTACAACCCAAGCTTTTCTCCGTTGGCTTTCGAATAGAACATCCTCAAAGTCTTATTAATAAAGCCCGTTGGGGGGAAATGGCTGGGCACTCAAAACTTGGTCATGCCGAATATAAGTTGGTTTATCACGCAACTAATGGCCGATCTGTATATAGCTTTTGTATGTGCCCTGGAGGTTTGGTCGTTGGGTCGACTTCCGAAAAAGATTGTGTTGTCTCAAATGGAATGAGTCAACATTCTAGAAATGAACGAAATGCAAATAGTGCTCTGGTGGTGAATCTTTGTGCTGATGACTTCAAACGATTCGAGCGTTGGGAAGGGGATCCTTTGGTTGGAATTGCTTTGCAGCGCGATCTTGAGAAAAATGCCTTTCTTTTAGGAGAAGGTAGATATTTTGCACCTGTTCAGCGTTTAGAGGATTTCTTATTAGGGCAGGCCTCTACGTCTTTGGGAAAAGTAAAGCCTTCATATTTACCTGGAATTAAGGTTTCTGATTTGAGTAGATCATTGCCTGAATCTTTGATTGAAGCCTTAAGGGAGTCGATACCTTTTTTTGCAGAACGTATTGATGGGTTTGACTACCCTGATGCTGTTCTCACCGGAATTGAGACTCGTACTTCGTCCCCTGTAAGGATCACAAGAGATGCAACTTTAGAATCATTAAACACTTTTGGATTGATCCCAGCTGGAGAAGGAGCTGGCTATGCAGGTGGAATAATGTCTGCGGCTATAGATGGAATCAGAGCAGCGGAATCTATTGCGTTGAAGATTGCTAAAGAAAAAAATTATTGA
- a CDS encoding nuclease, whose product MWGFALILRGVIRYAFPFLMFLFLLLIPLQLFAAEVLQIRTSMVLQIGDQNRSYSVRLACLDVDPSDERKAREFLKSKLPRGKKINFKPKGVVDGSLLAIVTPIGMEKDVSRQLIDANLGNSLCD is encoded by the coding sequence ATGTGGGGCTTTGCTTTGATACTTAGAGGAGTTATTAGATATGCTTTTCCTTTCTTAATGTTTTTATTTTTGTTGTTAATTCCATTGCAATTATTTGCGGCAGAAGTACTTCAGATTAGAACCTCAATGGTTTTGCAAATTGGCGATCAGAATAGAAGTTATTCAGTTCGTTTGGCTTGCTTGGATGTAGACCCTTCTGATGAAAGAAAGGCAAGAGAGTTTTTGAAGTCAAAATTACCCAGAGGTAAGAAAATAAATTTCAAACCTAAAGGTGTAGTTGATGGTTCTCTTTTGGCAATAGTTACACCTATTGGGATGGAAAAGGATGTTTCTAGACAGCTTATTGATGCTAATCTTGGGAACTCTTTGTGTGATTAA
- a CDS encoding creatininase family protein: MSSISRRFEDFHWTVVSDEAGRQGSTLVWPFGACEQHGPQLPLSTDTVFAESILSDVLQRLPEDCPIWRLNTQSLGFSPEHQSFPGTISLSGGLLFQLVLEVGSQLAEMGFQRLVLFNAHGGQIGLLQAVARQLRVQAPALAVLPCFLWHGVESLADLIPPEEEEGGLHAGLAETSLMLSIAPGLVGSQRPVDGICSSENKMKICPPPPGWSLEGPAPSAWLTRELSDSGVLGDSRKAGTGLGEEIKKALVEHWVNLFTSLMCSDWPLVRS; this comes from the coding sequence GTGAGTAGTATTTCTCGACGCTTTGAAGATTTTCACTGGACCGTTGTTTCTGATGAGGCAGGTCGTCAGGGTTCAACATTGGTTTGGCCCTTTGGGGCTTGTGAGCAGCATGGGCCTCAATTACCTTTGTCAACGGACACTGTGTTTGCCGAAAGTATTCTTTCTGATGTGCTACAGAGGCTCCCTGAGGATTGTCCGATTTGGAGACTTAATACACAGTCACTAGGTTTTTCTCCAGAACATCAATCTTTTCCAGGTACAATTTCTTTAAGTGGGGGTTTGCTTTTCCAACTTGTCCTAGAAGTTGGAAGTCAATTGGCGGAAATGGGCTTTCAACGACTGGTTTTATTTAATGCGCATGGGGGACAGATTGGTCTATTGCAAGCTGTAGCAAGACAGTTGAGAGTTCAAGCGCCAGCATTAGCTGTCCTTCCTTGCTTCCTTTGGCACGGGGTTGAATCTTTAGCGGATTTAATACCTCCAGAGGAAGAGGAAGGAGGGCTTCATGCTGGACTCGCTGAAACAAGTCTGATGCTTTCAATTGCGCCTGGCCTTGTTGGATCTCAGAGACCAGTTGATGGCATTTGTTCGTCTGAAAATAAAATGAAGATTTGTCCGCCACCGCCAGGTTGGAGTCTTGAGGGACCTGCTCCATCAGCGTGGTTAACAAGGGAGCTTAGTGATTCTGGTGTCTTGGGTGATAGTCGCAAGGCAGGAACAGGATTAGGGGAGGAAATTAAGAAGGCTTTGGTTGAGCATTGGGTCAACCTTTTTACAAGTTTGATGTGTAGCGATTGGCCTCTGGTCAGATCCTGA
- a CDS encoding aldehyde oxygenase (deformylating) translates to MQTIASPSSAVIDAPNEESSGLIPDFTSDAYKDAYSRINAIVIEGEQEAHDNYIYLGELLADQKEDLTKLARMELRHMKGFTACGKNLGVEADMTFAKEFFKPLHENFQTAFKEGKVATCLLIQAILIEAFAISAYHIYIPVSDPFAKKITQGVVQDEYLHLNYGQEWLKAHYEESKEELIQANKVNLPIVKAMLDEVAEDASVLHMDKEDLIEDFLIAYQEALTHIGFNTREMARMAAAALVF, encoded by the coding sequence ATGCAGACAATTGCATCTCCTTCCTCAGCTGTTATTGATGCCCCGAATGAAGAGTCTTCAGGGTTAATTCCTGACTTCACTTCAGATGCTTATAAGGATGCTTATAGCAGGATCAATGCGATCGTCATTGAAGGCGAGCAGGAGGCTCACGATAATTACATTTACCTTGGGGAGCTTTTAGCTGATCAGAAGGAAGATCTAACTAAGCTCGCAAGGATGGAATTGCGCCATATGAAGGGTTTCACAGCTTGTGGAAAGAATCTTGGAGTTGAAGCTGATATGACTTTCGCTAAAGAGTTTTTTAAGCCGTTACATGAAAACTTTCAAACTGCTTTTAAGGAAGGAAAGGTTGCGACTTGTCTTCTTATTCAGGCAATCCTTATTGAGGCCTTTGCTATCTCCGCATATCACATTTATATTCCCGTTTCTGATCCTTTCGCCAAAAAAATTACTCAAGGGGTAGTCCAGGACGAGTATTTACATCTGAATTATGGTCAAGAGTGGCTCAAAGCCCATTACGAGGAATCAAAGGAAGAGTTGATTCAGGCCAACAAGGTAAATCTTCCTATTGTTAAGGCCATGCTTGATGAGGTTGCTGAGGATGCTTCAGTACTCCACATGGATAAAGAAGATTTGATTGAAGATTTTCTTATTGCTTATCAGGAGGCTTTAACTCATATAGGCTTTAACACTCGTGAGATGGCTCGTATGGCAGCCGCAGCTTTGGTTTTTTGA